A genomic segment from Gracilinanus agilis isolate LMUSP501 chromosome 1, AgileGrace, whole genome shotgun sequence encodes:
- the LYRM1 gene encoding LYR motif-containing protein 1 isoform X1: MVIHLVLAASIIFPVRIRSCVPKMTMATRQEVLGLYRRIFRLARRWHAASGQMEDTIREKQYIINEARMLFQKNKNLTDSELIKQCIDECTARIEIGLHYQIPYPRPIHLPPTALSPLQSRGFQNQEKLRKLSRPLYLKSHDEIS; the protein is encoded by the exons aTGGTGATACATTTGGTGCTGGCAGCCAGTATTATATTTCCAGTAAGAATCAGGAGCTGTG ttCCTAAAATGACAATGGCAACACGACAAGAAGTTCTTGGCCTATACCGCAGGATTTTCAGGCTTGCAAGAAGGTGGCATGCAGCATCAGGGCAGATGGAAGACACCATCAGAGAAAAGCAGTATATTATAAATGAAGCCAGAATGTtgttccaaaaaaacaaaaat CTTACAGATTCGGAATTGATTAAACAATGTATAGATGAATGCACAGCAAGAATTGAAATAGGATTGCATTATCAGATCCCATATCCAAGGCCG ATTCACCTGCCTCCAACAGCCCTCTCTCCTCTTCAAAGTCGTGGATTTCAAAACCAGGAGAAGCTAAGGAAACTTTCCAGACCATTATATCTCAAGTCTCATGATGAAATTTCATAA
- the LYRM1 gene encoding LYR motif-containing protein 1 isoform X2, whose protein sequence is MTMATRQEVLGLYRRIFRLARRWHAASGQMEDTIREKQYIINEARMLFQKNKNLTDSELIKQCIDECTARIEIGLHYQIPYPRPIHLPPTALSPLQSRGFQNQEKLRKLSRPLYLKSHDEIS, encoded by the exons ATGACAATGGCAACACGACAAGAAGTTCTTGGCCTATACCGCAGGATTTTCAGGCTTGCAAGAAGGTGGCATGCAGCATCAGGGCAGATGGAAGACACCATCAGAGAAAAGCAGTATATTATAAATGAAGCCAGAATGTtgttccaaaaaaacaaaaat CTTACAGATTCGGAATTGATTAAACAATGTATAGATGAATGCACAGCAAGAATTGAAATAGGATTGCATTATCAGATCCCATATCCAAGGCCG ATTCACCTGCCTCCAACAGCCCTCTCTCCTCTTCAAAGTCGTGGATTTCAAAACCAGGAGAAGCTAAGGAAACTTTCCAGACCATTATATCTCAAGTCTCATGATGAAATTTCATAA